One genomic region from Cetobacterium sp. 8H encodes:
- the galE gene encoding UDP-glucose 4-epimerase GalE produces MAILVCGGAGYIGSHAVKALIEAKREVIVLDNMQTGHIEAVPENIKLVLGDLRDIEFLNRVFEENKIDGVIHFAADSLVGESMTNPAKYFENNVMGSMNLLNTMKKYGVKNIVFSSTAATYGEPKNIPILETDETKPTNPYGESKLMVEKLLKWYDYAYGIKYTALRYFNVAGAYPTGEIGEDHSPETHLIPIILQVALGKREKIAIYGDDYPTEDGTCIRDYVHVMDLVDAHILALDRLAKGEESAIYNLGNGEGFSVKQVIEVARKVTKHEIVAEVSPRRAGDPAKLVASSKKAIDELKWKPKYSSLEAMIETAWKWHKGNPEGYND; encoded by the coding sequence ATGGCAATATTAGTTTGTGGTGGTGCTGGATATATAGGAAGTCATGCTGTAAAAGCTTTAATAGAGGCTAAAAGAGAGGTTATAGTATTAGATAATATGCAAACTGGTCATATAGAAGCTGTCCCAGAGAATATCAAGTTGGTTCTAGGAGATTTGAGAGATATAGAGTTTTTAAATAGGGTATTTGAAGAGAATAAAATAGATGGAGTAATACATTTTGCAGCGGATTCATTAGTGGGAGAAAGTATGACTAATCCTGCTAAGTATTTTGAAAATAATGTCATGGGAAGTATGAATTTATTAAATACGATGAAAAAGTATGGAGTAAAAAACATAGTATTTTCTTCAACTGCAGCAACATACGGAGAACCTAAAAATATTCCGATATTGGAAACGGATGAAACTAAACCTACAAATCCATATGGAGAGAGTAAACTAATGGTTGAAAAACTTCTTAAATGGTATGACTACGCTTATGGTATAAAGTATACTGCTCTTAGATATTTTAATGTAGCAGGAGCATATCCAACAGGTGAAATAGGTGAAGATCATTCACCAGAAACACATTTAATTCCTATTATATTGCAAGTTGCTTTAGGAAAAAGAGAAAAAATAGCTATCTATGGTGATGATTATCCAACTGAAGATGGAACTTGTATTAGAGATTATGTTCATGTAATGGACTTAGTTGATGCACATATCTTAGCACTAGATAGACTTGCAAAAGGGGAAGAAAGTGCAATCTACAATCTAGGAAATGGAGAAGGATTTTCTGTTAAACAAGTTATAGAAGTTGCAAGAAAAGTAACAAAGCATGAAATTGTAGCAGAGGTATCGCCAAGAAGAGCTGGAGATCCAGCAAAATTAGTTGCAAGTTCAAAGAAGGCAATTGATGAATTAAAATGGAAACCTAAGTATTCATCTTTAGAGGCAATGATAGAAACAGCATGGAAATGGCATAAAGGAAATCCTGAAGGATATAACGATTAG